The genomic stretch GGATCGCCACCGGGGGCACCGTGCCGTTCTTCCAGGAGTGGCTGGAGCACCACACCCCGCAGGCCGACTACTGGCGTACCCGGGTCTTCGACGACCGGCTCGACCGGGTGCGGGCCCCGGTGGCGATGGTCAGCGGGTGGCACGACATCTTCCTCCCCGCCCAGTTACGGGACTACGCTGCCGTGCGCGCCACCGGAGCCCGGCCGCGACTGGTGGTGGGCCCATGGACCCACGGCAGTCCCGGCCTGTTCGTGGCGGCACTGCGCGAGGGGCTCGGCTGGCTCGACGAGCATCTGTTCGACCGCACCGCCGAGCCGGTGGACGAGCCACCGGCACGAGCCGGCCGGGACGCGGGCGTCGGCGCGCCGGTGCGGGTGCACGTGGGTGGTGTCGGCGGCGGGTGGCGTGACCTGCCCGACTGGCCGCCGCCGGCCCGGCCCACCCGCTGGTTTCTGCACCCGGGCTCCGCCCTGCGCACCTCGGCGGCGGTGCCGTCGCCGCCGGACGGCTTCTGGTACGACCCGACCGACCCGACCCCGTCGCTGGGCGGCCCGCTGCTGGTGGCCCAGCGCGCCGGGCCGTTCGACAACCGCCCGGTCGAGGCCCGTCCCGACGTGCTGACCTGGACCACCGACCCGCTGGACAGCGCGGTCGAGGTGATCGGCCCGGTGCGGGCGGAGATCCATCTGCGCAGCGAACTGGCCCATCTGGACGTCTTCGTGCGACTGTGCGACGTGGACCGGCGTGGCCGGTCCTGGAACGTCTGCGACGGGCTGGTGCGGGTCGACCCGCAGCGGTTTCCGCCCGACGCCACCGGCACGGTGGCGGTGCCGGTGGAGATGTGGCCGGCGGCCCACCGGTTCGCCGCCGGGCACCGACTGCGGTTGCAGGTCTCCGGCGGTGCCCATCCCCGCTACGCGCGCAACCCGGGTACCGGCGAGCCGCTCGGCGCTGCCATCACTCTCCGTGGTGGACGGCGGGAGATCTTTCACGATCCCAGACGTCCGTCCGCAGTGGTCCTACCGGTCGTCCACTCTGCCTCACAGCCTGTTCCAAGCTGAATAAAGCGGCTCTGAACTGGGCATTCGTCCAGAAGTGGGGCTATGGTGGGAGTACGCCCGGCGCTGTGCAACAGATGGCCGGGAGCGCTTGTGCAGCCTTCCTATCGCGCACGCGGTGTCACTGCCGTGCCCGGCCCCCGACGAATCGGCAGAGGGGGACTCATGACGCGGGCACCGGCAAACCTGATGGCCGTCCGCA from Micromonospora craniellae encodes the following:
- a CDS encoding CocE/NonD family hydrolase, producing the protein MWDRLTSTLAGAALRLPPARTRRITVTRDIPVRARDGVNLRTDHYRPDLMDAATVLIRTPYGRGGPMRLLCRLAAERGFHVVIQSCRGTFGSGGSFDPFVFERDDGLDTLDWLRRQPWWRGAFGMFGASYQGFVQWALAADAGPELRAMVAVATASTTRDSTYAGESFALDTVLTWVELLQAQTVPWLARQWELKRGQPRLAAALAHLPLVEADRIATGGTVPFFQEWLEHHTPQADYWRTRVFDDRLDRVRAPVAMVSGWHDIFLPAQLRDYAAVRATGARPRLVVGPWTHGSPGLFVAALREGLGWLDEHLFDRTAEPVDEPPARAGRDAGVGAPVRVHVGGVGGGWRDLPDWPPPARPTRWFLHPGSALRTSAAVPSPPDGFWYDPTDPTPSLGGPLLVAQRAGPFDNRPVEARPDVLTWTTDPLDSAVEVIGPVRAEIHLRSELAHLDVFVRLCDVDRRGRSWNVCDGLVRVDPQRFPPDATGTVAVPVEMWPAAHRFAAGHRLRLQVSGGAHPRYARNPGTGEPLGAAITLRGGRREIFHDPRRPSAVVLPVVHSASQPVPS